A genomic window from Populus nigra chromosome 7, ddPopNigr1.1, whole genome shotgun sequence includes:
- the LOC133700104 gene encoding GDSL lipase-like produces the protein MADLRFNNCSFFLVLFASLLVATSCRSHSRNALFIFGGSWNDVGNNNYMETAIKANFLPYGETFFKNATGRASNGRLVPDFIAGFAKLPLIPPYLSPGNNEFTNGLNFASAGAGALTETNVGMTIGLKTQLSFFKYTKKHLNVKLGEAKTKTLLSRALYMFSIGSSDYITFATHKTAEHPSYTREEYVKTVIGNLTDAIQEIHNMGGRKFGFSNLGDVGCSPFLRALNEAKNINGSGCMDEVTVLAELHNKALAKALKKLERKLEGFKYSNFDLFAASKERIDNPSKYGFKEGKVACCGTGPYKGNLTGCCPKTVCDNVNDYLFFDGVHPTEKANYQFAKLMWSGRADKVKPYNLKTLLKKI, from the exons ATGGCAGACCTCAGATTCAATAactgttctttctttttggtgttATTTGCAAGCCTTCTAGTGGCAACAAGCTGTCGTAGTCACTCTCGtaatgctttatttatttttggtggtTCATGGAATGATGTTGGAAATAACAACTATATGGAAACTGCAATCAAAGCAAACTTTTTGCCATACGGGGAAACCTTCTTTAAGAACGCAACAGGAAGGGCTTCTAACGGTCGATTAGTCCCAGATTTTATtg CCGGGTTTGCCAAGTTACCATTAATTCCACCATATCTAAGTCCTGGTAACAACGAGTTCACAAATGGATTGAACTTTGCATCAGCCGGAGCTGGTGCTCTGACTGAAACTAATGTAGGAATG ACCATAGGCCTTAAAACTCAGCTAAGTTTTTTCAAGTATACGAAGAAGCACTTGAACGTCAAACTTGGTGAAGCAAAAACGAAGACGTTGCTGTCTAGAGCTCTTTATATGTTTAGCATAGGAAGTAGTGATTATATAACATTTGCCACCCACAAGACCGCCGAGCACCCGTCCTACACAAGGGAAGAGTATGTCAAGACGGTTATCGGCAACCTGACAGATGCGATCCAG GAAATTCATAACATGGGAGGAAGGAAATTTGGATTTTCCAATTTGGGTGATGTGGGCTGTTCTCCATTCCTGAGAGCACTTAATGAGGCCAAGAACATTAACGGATCAGGATGCATGGATGAAGTTACGGTGCTAGCAGAACTCCATAATAAAGCACTGGCTAAAGCCCTCAAAAAACTTGAGAGAAAGCTCGAAGGATTCAAGTATTCCAATTTTGATCTCTTCGCAGCTTCGAAGGAAAGAATTGACAACCCCTCGAAATACG GTTTCAAGGAGGGTAAGGTGGCATGTTGTGGTACGGGTCCATACAAAGGAAACCTTACTGGTTGCTGCCCAAAAACAGTATGTGATAATGTCAACGACTACTTGTTTTTCGATGGGGTTCATCCAACAGAAAAGGCCAACTACCAATTTGCAAAGCTAATGTGGAGTGGAAGAGCCGATAAAGTGAAGCCTTACAATCTTAAAACACTACTTAAGAAAATATAG